The nucleotide window GCCCAGCGCGAGGAACTGGTACGCTCCTCCAACAAGGATGTCCCCAAGGGCGAATTCACCAATCCTTCCTCCGACGATATCAATCGCGTTCTGGCCGGAAACGAAGTGACCCGCATCAACCCGGCCGGCAAGGCAGACCTGATTCGCGGCATCGTGCCGGTCTACTCCACCTGGAATGAGAAGGACGTGGTCGGGGCAGTGGTGGTCAACTATTATGTCCCGTATTCACTGGTCAACAAGATGAAAGAGATCACGGAATCCTATCACGAATTCCGTCAGCTCAAGATCCTCAAAAATCCGATCCGGACAGGGTACATTTTGACGCTGTTCCTGATCACGGCCGTGATCATCTTTTTGGCCTACTGGATGGGCATCTATCTGGCCAACAGCATGACCAGGCCGGTGCAGGAACTGGTTGAGGGCACCCGCGCGGTGGCGGACGGGAATCTCGACGTCCACATAGAATCGGCCTCAGCCGATGAAATCGGCATGCTGGTGAGATCGTTCAACCAGATGACGAGCGACCTGCGCTCGAAGCAGGAAGCGCTGAACGCTTCCAATCGGGAACTCTTCCGCATCAACCAGGAGATCGAACAGCGCCGTCGCTATATGGAGATCGTGCTGCGCAACGTCGCCGCGGGCGTCATCTCGGTCGACAAGTCCGGCACGATCACCACCATCAACAAATCAGCCGAAAAACTGCTCAACATCAGTACCGGTACTATCGTTGGCCGCAATTTCCGCGAGCTGCTCCGCGATACCCACCTGGAGATCGTCAAGGAAACGCTGCGTGAGTTGCTCTCGGCCAAGCAGGACACCATCAACCGGCAGGTATTTCTGGATGTGCGAGGCGCGCGCCTGGCCCTGCACCTGCATCTGACCATGCTCAGGGACGAAAGCGGCGATTTCATGGGTACGGTGCTCGTGCTGGACGATCTGACCCAGGTGATGAAGGCGCAGCGCATGGCAGCCTGGCGTGAAGTGGCCAGACGTATCGCTCATGAGATCAAGAACCCCCTGACGCCGATCCAGCTCTCGGCCCAGCGGCTGCGCAAACGGTATTTATCCCGCTTCAGCGATGACGAATCGGTTTTCGATGAATGTACCGAAATGATCATCAAATCGGTGGACGAGTTGAAAACCCTGGTCAACGAGTTTTCCAATTTTGCAAGGATGCCGGCCATACAGCCCGAGCCGAACGACCTGAATGCGATCATTCGTGAAACCCTGACGTTGTACCAGGAGGCCCACCGCGGGGTGCGTTTCGAGTTTGCGCCGGACCCCAACCTTCCGCAACTGAAGGTTGACCGGGATCAGATCAAGCGGGTGGTGATCAACATCCTCGAAAACAGCGTGGCTGCCATGGAAGAGCAGGGGGCCATCGAGATCAACAGCCGCTTCGACTCCGAGTTGAAGATGGCCTCTTTTACCATTGCGGACGATGGCCCGGGGATCCTTCCCGAAGACAAGCCGCGGCTGTTCGAGCCGTACTTTTCCACCAAAAAAACCGGCACCGGCCTTGGCCTGGCGATCGTCAACAGCATCGTCTCCGATCATAACGGCTTTGTGCGTGTCAGGGACAATAAGCCCCGTGGGGCCTGTTTCGTGGTGGAACTGCCGGTGGGATGAAACTACAGGTCAAGGTTGAGGTTAAGGTTGAGAAAATACTTAACCTCAACCTCAGTCTTAACCTGCTTTTAAGGAGTTGCGTATGTCGAAGACAATTCTGATCGTGGATGATGAAAAGGATATCAGGACATCCCTGACCGGTATCCTGGAAGACGAGGGCTACCAGGTACTCAGTGCGGCCAGCGGCGCCGATGCGCTGGAAAGCGTCCGCCAGGACCTGCCTGATCTGATCATGCTGGACATCTGGATGCCGGGCATGGATGGATTGGAAACGCTGGAAAAGCTGAAGGCGCTCTTTCCGTTGGTTACGGTTATCATGATCTCCGGTCACGGCACGATCGAAACCGCGGTCCGGGCCACCAAGCTGGGGGCATTCGATTTCATCGAAAAGCCGCTCTCCCTGGACAAGGTGCTGATTACGGTTTCCAATGCCCTGCGAATGAAAGAATTGCGGGTGGAAAACGAAGAACTCAAGCGGGTGGTGGGAAACGAGTATGAGCTGATCGGCACAAGCCCGGCCATTGCGGAGCTGCGTGAGCAGATCGTCCGGGTGGCACCTACGACCGCGTCGGTGCTGGTTACCGGTGAGAACGGTACCGGTAAGGAGTTGGTGGCCCGTTCGATCCACTATTACAGTCTGCGCAGCGATAAGCCCTTTATTGCCATAAACTGCGCCGCAATTCCTGAAGAGCTGATCGAAAGCGAATTGTTCGGTCACGAAAAGGGGGCATTCACCGGCGCCGTGGCCCAGAAAAAAGGTAAATTCGATCTGGCTGACGGCGGAACTCTCTTTCTGGACGAAATCGGCGACATGTCCCTGAAAACCCAGGCCAAGGTTCTGCGAATCTTGCAGGAACGGCGCTTTGAACGGGTGGGCGGTACACGGACGGTAACCGTCGATGTGCGTATCATCGCGGCTACCAATAAGGAGCTGGAAACGGAGATCCGGCAGGGACGGTTCCGTGAGGACCTCTACTACCGTCTGAACGTGGTCCCCTTCCGCGTACCCGCATTGAGAGAACGTTCGCAGGATATTCCCCAACTGGTGCCGCATTTCGTGAGCCAGTTTTACCGGCGCGAGGGGCGCGAACCGAAAGTGTTTCTGCCCGAAGCCCTCGAAAGCCTCAAACATCATGATTGGCCCGGGAACGTGCGAGAGCTCAAGAACATCATCGAACGGATACTGATCATGAGTCCCGGCAGGCAGATCACGCCGGCCGACATTCCGGAGCTCTCACCGGCTCGCGGTGCGGCGGACTCACCGGACATCAGGCCGGACAGCCTGTTCGTGCCCGGTACACTCAGAGAGGCCCGGGAAGGGTTTGAACGGGATTTCATCATTCAGAAGCTGGAGGAGAATGATTGGAACATCTCCCGCACGGCCGAGATCATCGAACTCGAACGGAGCAATCTCCACCGCAAGATCAAGAGTTACGGCATCGACGTGCGGAAATAGCCTGAAAAGTTAAAGGGGGATTTACCGGGAGGTCCCGGGGGGCGCCGGCTGCAGCATGATCAGAAGCAGCGAGGCAAGACCGGCCAATCCGGCACCGGACATGAACGCCGCCTGCGGGGATACCTTCTGCCAGATGAGCCCGAAGAGCAGACTGGCAGGAAAGGCCCCGATGCCGATGGCGGCATTGTACCAACCGAAAGCCGCGCCCCTTTCGGCAGGTTCCGCCAGATCCGACAGGTACGCCTTTTCCACTCCCTCGGTCATGCCATAGAACAGGCCATACCAGGCGAATAACAGCCATATCTGCAGTTCGTTTCCTGCTAGTGCGAAACCGGCATAGGCGAGGGCATAGACGCACCAGCCGGCAACGATTACGCTGCGCCGGCCGATGCGGTCGGAAAGCGCGCCGAACGGCATCGAGGCGAGCATCTTGACGGCATGGAAAAAGGTCCACAGAAGGGGGATGCGGGCCGGAGAAACTCCGAGTTGGCCGGCGCGCAGCAGCAGGAAAGCATCGGACGAGTTGCCCAGTGTGAAGAGCAGTAGAACCAGCAGGTAGCCCCTGATGTTCCTCGGTGGGGAGATATCAAAGGTGCTGCTGCTGACGGAGGTTCGCCGGGGCACGTCACGCAGCTTTACCACGATCAATCCGACAGCCATGGCACCGGGAATGGCGGCCAGCCAGAACACGGTCCGCAGATCAACCGCCAGCCATGCCAGCAGTCCACTGGCCACCAGCGGCCCCAGGATCGCCCCGGCGTGGTCCAGTGCCCGTTGAAAACCGAAGGCCTTGCCCCACATGTTCTGATCAGTCGAATCGGCAATGAGTGCATCACGGGGGGAAGTACGGATGCCCTTGCCGGCCCGGTCGAAAAAACGTACCAGCAAAACGTGTGCTGGCGATGCGGCCAGGGCGACCAAAGGCCTCGCGATGGCGGCGAGCGAGTAACCGGCCAGTACCAGCCCTTTTCTGCCCCCGGTGCGGTCAGAGAGGATGCCGGACGAGAGTTTGAGCAAAGCGGCAGTTGATTCGGCAATACCTTCGATCATTCCCAGAAAGGCGGGTCCGCCCCCCAAAACGGATGTCACGAAGAGCGGCAGCAAGGGGTAGATCATCTCACTGGAAACGTCGGTCAAAAAGCTGACCAGACCGAGTATGAACACGTTGACACCGATGCCGCCGAACATGGGGGGCCTCGCTGTTACATCAACACGACCAGCAGGGCCCCGCCCCCCAGCATTGCCAGATTGCAGGAGGCGGATATGCCATGCAGGCGGGAAAACTCGCGGCGCAACGGGTGCTCTTTGGGGGTGGTGTCGAAGGAGGGGATCTGGCGCTTGAGGGCCGCTGCCCTGGGCTCGATGTAGAAGGCCTGCACCGCGGTGAGTGCCAGCATCGCCGCGATTACGACCACGGGCAGCCATTCACGGCCGCGGACCAGCAGGTGGCAGGCCAGGGCCAGGACGCCGCAGGCCAGCCCCCACCGGAAATAGGCGGGGAACAGCAACCCCACAATCGTGCCGGCCAGATCCCGGGACTGGGTCTTGAACAGCACCGGGGTCAAAACCAGGGTAAACAGGGTAACCCCTCCGAACCACAAGGAAACTGCCAGACGATACACAACACCAGCGACATGCATCTCGCTTCTCCGTTCCGGGGCTTCCATGATGGCCCCTGCATGAAATTTCGACCGTTCGGGATCTTTTAGCGGAAACCGGTTTATTATACCACCTCAAACTTACGCTGCAGGAAACCTCTATGCGGACAAAATACTCCTGGATTCTGGCCATTGCCACTGTTATCGCTATCGTTCTCACGCTGGCCCTGATTATCGGCTATCGCTGGCATGCGCTCAGGCGACAGGCCGATTC belongs to Geobacter sp. SVR and includes:
- a CDS encoding PAS domain-containing sensor histidine kinase, which translates into the protein MDLKMSRYERKKRIREAVIIVLAVILILFLTKTEIRLTQLSAAAPMGSNIAIFGVINVVILLVILLVYLVSRNIAKLLLESRNNPLGTKLRTKLVFSFVGLSLVPTMLLFFAAASFVNNTVHNWFNTQVESSLSESLEVAQTYYKSSSSNALYYGRQISGFIKDRKLLNQDNLPQLKELIQQKQKEYNLGVVEVYSAQREELVRSSNKDVPKGEFTNPSSDDINRVLAGNEVTRINPAGKADLIRGIVPVYSTWNEKDVVGAVVVNYYVPYSLVNKMKEITESYHEFRQLKILKNPIRTGYILTLFLITAVIIFLAYWMGIYLANSMTRPVQELVEGTRAVADGNLDVHIESASADEIGMLVRSFNQMTSDLRSKQEALNASNRELFRINQEIEQRRRYMEIVLRNVAAGVISVDKSGTITTINKSAEKLLNISTGTIVGRNFRELLRDTHLEIVKETLRELLSAKQDTINRQVFLDVRGARLALHLHLTMLRDESGDFMGTVLVLDDLTQVMKAQRMAAWREVARRIAHEIKNPLTPIQLSAQRLRKRYLSRFSDDESVFDECTEMIIKSVDELKTLVNEFSNFARMPAIQPEPNDLNAIIRETLTLYQEAHRGVRFEFAPDPNLPQLKVDRDQIKRVVINILENSVAAMEEQGAIEINSRFDSELKMASFTIADDGPGILPEDKPRLFEPYFSTKKTGTGLGLAIVNSIVSDHNGFVRVRDNKPRGACFVVELPVG
- a CDS encoding sigma-54 dependent transcriptional regulator, with the protein product MSKTILIVDDEKDIRTSLTGILEDEGYQVLSAASGADALESVRQDLPDLIMLDIWMPGMDGLETLEKLKALFPLVTVIMISGHGTIETAVRATKLGAFDFIEKPLSLDKVLITVSNALRMKELRVENEELKRVVGNEYELIGTSPAIAELREQIVRVAPTTASVLVTGENGTGKELVARSIHYYSLRSDKPFIAINCAAIPEELIESELFGHEKGAFTGAVAQKKGKFDLADGGTLFLDEIGDMSLKTQAKVLRILQERRFERVGGTRTVTVDVRIIAATNKELETEIRQGRFREDLYYRLNVVPFRVPALRERSQDIPQLVPHFVSQFYRREGREPKVFLPEALESLKHHDWPGNVRELKNIIERILIMSPGRQITPADIPELSPARGAADSPDIRPDSLFVPGTLREAREGFERDFIIQKLEENDWNISRTAEIIELERSNLHRKIKSYGIDVRK
- a CDS encoding MFS transporter, with the protein product MFGGIGVNVFILGLVSFLTDVSSEMIYPLLPLFVTSVLGGGPAFLGMIEGIAESTAALLKLSSGILSDRTGGRKGLVLAGYSLAAIARPLVALAASPAHVLLVRFFDRAGKGIRTSPRDALIADSTDQNMWGKAFGFQRALDHAGAILGPLVASGLLAWLAVDLRTVFWLAAIPGAMAVGLIVVKLRDVPRRTSVSSSTFDISPPRNIRGYLLVLLLFTLGNSSDAFLLLRAGQLGVSPARIPLLWTFFHAVKMLASMPFGALSDRIGRRSVIVAGWCVYALAYAGFALAGNELQIWLLFAWYGLFYGMTEGVEKAYLSDLAEPAERGAAFGWYNAAIGIGAFPASLLFGLIWQKVSPQAAFMSGAGLAGLASLLLIMLQPAPPGTSR
- a CDS encoding DUF4149 domain-containing protein, whose product is MHVAGVVYRLAVSLWFGGVTLFTLVLTPVLFKTQSRDLAGTIVGLLFPAYFRWGLACGVLALACHLLVRGREWLPVVVIAAMLALTAVQAFYIEPRAAALKRQIPSFDTTPKEHPLRREFSRLHGISASCNLAMLGGGALLVVLM